One stretch of Thermanaerosceptrum fracticalcis DNA includes these proteins:
- a CDS encoding LPD38 domain-containing protein, whose protein sequence is MAQKNKSRIITGKTGDEIIAERKAKAQFGAGAYPTGDDIIAQRKAATMPKIEWQDIQRQEKELLGGSEDFARQLDQKIKDPEIQKPQISDIPSWAKMRAGMEPSFKPVDTSSFSPAVPAGTDNKPGFLSAIAKNIMQGFKTFQRGLSSAQGAELASGIDEALNFEKNHPILSRIFGIKAQQYDPEAVKKLTASRDSLVQQVLDLQEQSALERQALNEEYAHLPKWQQVTSELVGTVGQVAPIAAAHALSPLIGTQLLYGMAAGNAAGEALQSGADIQTARKAGMTSGIKEVAIERLFGGIPGMGKGVLSPEKLVEKYIKSPVGQAAVKRVANIFGEGTEEIVAELLEPFIKRYYYDPNAPMPTADELAMAFGGGAVVSALLGIPVDVLELSSVKKSNEERFHEGAQAGFGTYSGPVTVFDKSYTAKELKKQGYKELKKGIGIWVKTDPVTDAHIDTKREMVNINGLAVFKSDIYLTEKKIGRKLTPKELAMGAKDPNYFKQMRGRGGKNRDQDPNTVFAQAVEGAEQATGKVIPISRGKRLLPEPEIKAEVRPEIRAFEQSPEAGTKIIEQRKGLVKAGDTVKIDVPQSNEQVERVVVSSYAPERLTASAEDLAADYKAKGYSAQTAYGQFVKDRALKPEMDAKEFSKIFNSVSPKLLRGETVTTKASEFSMVLKETFSDKPKRVKVVKKDENSIQWIADNGMTGSTPKNYVEYLKPVDEVIESDIHVALDGELYDHKATKIERSAVGAWTNALDGARGLHAKTDLSELPLERVRTFMKEYGIDQQEQKKILEMTEKYLEGAKKAGLDVEHIVNFTNMFTDEITSELLKAHGLKEGSKAYIAGKAMIEKRGAAFRTSIELLANPNMPITQEIIHEYAELWTSMWQMSNMEDYEKAINFLVERGLDKDRAEEHLSEIIADYAMSRDDFQSEGKSYFAEMIKRFKEWVQKIIKRLTYFRKNVEKNLAENIKTQAEAFARGDWEKAFEGVKGKESAKKTSYSVKEYAPPFYSQLEKVIQEKMPNIAPVEMVRSIIEKNGVKADEMKWTGMDDLLAKGGKLTKQEVLNWIRSHQIEVEEIMSTEQEYRAYKAALDEANRVHSLFVQEALKSGMSQLDAYNLPNKLTDGRIKISEIPENLRNLAEDYLKAREAYESFVEIPLKPRYSSFQEPGGKDYRELLLVLPFDFGKDIDNMSLEQIARAGPVYQSSHWEEPNVLAHVRFNERIGPDGERILFLEEVQSDWHQTGRKKGYIGDGLPEGFSLRETEDYWVVDHILYGAEKIKVSKDIGPEAKKQAVERAWQMTGSVPEAPFSKNWHEFVLKRMLRYAAENGFDRIAWTTGEQQAERYNLSKQVSRIEYSKIENDDSYMLKAFDKLDHQIMHKVVEAAELENFVGKEIAAKIINGEGRKGEYKVVFNREKVGKTDKIFDVVGPGGEVVESYSMKKDALAHADALNSTQNGVLTDLDLKVGGEGMKGFYDKMIPDFLNRYGKKWGARVEEVWIEGGKQLSLPITPLMKEAVLYEGQPRFAVKDDDFDPILATYMRLFPAQGEPKTKKAPGDIGQEAEEAVEAAFLSKEEVLKKPPIKVVRLNGNEILDGEPAVMRAQARELLKPFFNKTYKNKDTGYEILITERRLKHGFSHGGKPQIVAALALPDLLREAVKVASVPPKNKHDGKMVHVFYGALQIGDELYNAKLIVKEYHDGKKYYDHLATNINIERSSILARPNDPEGSNGLRTLGDLSEISLTDLLSTIKGHDRKYLPDWFKDEQLSNKAKEISIPIDDRTIEDVGDRRIKAYMYEHPELKEFIQAEAVRLLTELTQSIKGKRFSTVNQYGERITTGTKRLTSKPLERIMQLTGASPGEVEEALKRIINDNGQENVALAKQIELVIDDNLSYGTTTLEGVEVLPNFEYLDAKREVAKKYEGKRDTEGLTSKLGQTGVGPATGKNTTGKAKRASEIVKDFEKKLEMAVKKGGIHWSRLGQFDNRTHITRIAKANDLATLSHEAGHYFDKLYTLSEITTIKKRLGAGAAKIDSDLLALGAVTSRPSYPKFKQRREGIAEFIRLYLTDRDKTEHAYPELSEYIKKYIPRDVMGVIEMIARDIYSLVNLDPVARGMKSVWFKGDPRYPAPVDLTRMLRQIYTGIVDATYPVEWAAGELGGRVFQEKIANELSTLRGWEGIALADINPKGEPGYYQSDLDGKKVGPSYFEITKPIHKDEQTRREFWVYSIARRSKDYLQRGLEMPDSPETYDEQIRILEAKHPEFKKIFDKTREYRSNAYDLLVQGGIYSKADKAKIELANPNYVSLKRIKEAFDYVAGTSQKLGAAKRVVKGLKGGGEDIMDPEENDINNTFIYRSVAMRNRLLLELADMADKAEGKGKIMSRAPVQLKAVQFNLEKVKKYLYDVFEGMEGIEEVYGDAKQFVDSLDLDTMARIFNPQYLAGPNQVVVYRDGEPVLYDVHPDLYEAIKGLTPENVNLVTKVLMNLAQVQKTGIIYTPQFIYRNAARDTFHNLVSSDTHLNPVDIFQGFWSALKGDKWYRLAARKGGTTNYFTANDREFAQEAINQIMSNGNRAHEFVLKLNEAWGLAKEGYVGQGLWAGFKAFGTPLRFLQDWIEPGEMAGRLAEMKKGMKKYLKAAGFSDADIKAMDEQKLLEILPQEEIARNVARMRNLSVDFRKMGSWVRRAQLNRLVNFLNPSIQGTVNVGRLLAKHPWRTIAKGLLYITIPTLFNLWLTRENENYRELPWWRRDFFWNIPLGDPKTTRWFFPVPRPWELGIMFGAIPERLLDKYLKDNPNAWKEFAQTINQALVPEIIPSAIEPFYRDATGRDWRGNPILSESDKRVSPELQYNEYTSILVRKISEGLADVPGIPEAFKSPKRLQRLIEGYTGTLGRVFLESIDMTFGGKPGIPVLGGLSQGFVADAYRQPQSVSDFYDYKKQVETQVADYRRLHEGQKLPGELAAVNNVFNAASQAIDVLEDALHFIEKSDRPNKTLEAAAVRSDMIDIVRAVNKFYEENFLRK, encoded by the coding sequence ATGGCCCAAAAAAATAAAAGTAGAATTATCACTGGCAAAACTGGTGATGAAATAATTGCCGAGAGAAAAGCAAAAGCCCAATTTGGTGCTGGTGCGTATCCAACCGGTGATGATATTATAGCGCAGCGGAAAGCTGCCACTATGCCGAAGATAGAATGGCAGGATATACAACGCCAGGAAAAGGAACTGCTTGGTGGGAGCGAAGATTTTGCCCGTCAATTGGATCAAAAAATCAAGGACCCGGAAATACAGAAACCGCAGATATCAGATATACCTTCTTGGGCCAAGATGAGGGCTGGCATGGAACCATCATTCAAGCCTGTTGATACAAGTAGTTTTTCGCCTGCCGTACCTGCTGGAACTGATAATAAGCCAGGTTTCCTTTCCGCAATAGCCAAAAACATTATGCAAGGCTTTAAAACCTTTCAAAGAGGGTTATCTTCGGCCCAAGGAGCGGAATTAGCTTCCGGCATAGACGAGGCTCTAAATTTTGAGAAAAACCATCCAATCCTTTCCCGTATTTTTGGTATCAAAGCGCAGCAGTATGATCCTGAAGCAGTAAAAAAACTAACTGCAAGCCGAGACTCTCTTGTCCAGCAAGTGTTGGATCTACAAGAACAATCCGCGCTGGAAAGACAGGCTTTGAATGAAGAATATGCCCACCTGCCTAAATGGCAGCAGGTTACAAGTGAACTGGTCGGCACAGTTGGGCAAGTGGCTCCTATTGCTGCGGCTCATGCTTTGTCTCCGCTTATAGGCACACAGCTATTATACGGCATGGCAGCGGGAAATGCCGCCGGTGAGGCTTTACAAAGCGGCGCGGATATTCAGACAGCTAGAAAAGCCGGAATGACAAGCGGGATTAAAGAAGTCGCTATTGAACGGCTGTTTGGCGGTATTCCCGGCATGGGGAAAGGTGTTTTAAGCCCGGAAAAACTTGTAGAGAAGTATATTAAGTCTCCCGTTGGCCAAGCGGCAGTTAAAAGGGTGGCTAATATATTTGGTGAAGGAACGGAAGAAATAGTGGCTGAACTGCTTGAACCGTTTATCAAGCGATATTATTATGACCCCAATGCTCCTATGCCTACTGCTGATGAATTAGCTATGGCTTTTGGTGGCGGTGCTGTTGTTTCCGCTTTGTTAGGGATCCCGGTCGATGTTTTGGAATTGTCCAGTGTGAAGAAAAGCAATGAGGAACGATTCCATGAAGGAGCTCAGGCCGGTTTTGGGACGTATTCCGGCCCGGTTACTGTTTTTGATAAAAGCTATACGGCTAAAGAACTAAAAAAACAGGGTTATAAAGAACTTAAAAAAGGGATAGGTATATGGGTGAAAACTGATCCTGTCACAGACGCGCATATTGATACGAAGCGCGAAATGGTAAATATTAATGGTCTGGCTGTATTCAAGTCGGATATTTACCTTACCGAAAAGAAGATCGGTCGTAAGCTCACGCCCAAAGAATTGGCCATGGGCGCAAAGGACCCGAATTATTTCAAGCAAATGCGCGGCAGAGGCGGCAAGAATAGAGACCAGGATCCTAACACCGTATTCGCCCAGGCTGTAGAAGGAGCGGAACAAGCCACTGGCAAAGTTATTCCTATCTCCAGAGGCAAAAGACTATTACCAGAGCCAGAAATTAAAGCCGAAGTACGACCTGAAATAAGAGCTTTTGAGCAATCTCCCGAGGCGGGGACGAAAATTATCGAACAGAGAAAAGGGCTTGTTAAGGCCGGTGATACGGTTAAAATTGATGTTCCTCAATCCAATGAACAGGTTGAGAGGGTTGTTGTTTCTAGTTATGCCCCGGAAAGATTGACTGCCAGTGCTGAGGATTTAGCTGCTGATTATAAGGCTAAAGGATACTCAGCGCAAACTGCATATGGTCAATTTGTAAAAGACAGGGCTTTAAAACCTGAAATGGATGCCAAGGAGTTTAGCAAGATATTTAATAGTGTTAGCCCTAAGTTGCTAAGGGGTGAAACGGTAACAACTAAGGCAAGCGAATTTAGCATGGTTCTTAAAGAAACATTCAGTGATAAGCCTAAACGAGTAAAAGTTGTCAAAAAAGATGAAAATTCTATTCAATGGATTGCTGATAATGGTATGACCGGCAGTACCCCTAAAAATTATGTAGAGTATTTAAAACCTGTTGATGAAGTGATAGAGAGCGATATTCACGTTGCTCTGGATGGAGAACTGTATGACCATAAGGCAACAAAAATAGAGAGATCAGCCGTTGGAGCATGGACCAATGCTCTTGATGGAGCGAGAGGTTTACATGCTAAAACTGATCTCTCCGAACTACCCCTTGAGAGGGTTAGAACTTTCATGAAGGAATACGGCATAGACCAGCAAGAGCAGAAAAAAATCCTGGAGATGACGGAAAAATACCTTGAAGGAGCCAAGAAAGCCGGTTTAGACGTAGAGCACATTGTTAACTTTACTAATATGTTCACTGATGAAATAACCTCTGAGTTACTCAAGGCCCACGGACTAAAAGAAGGTAGCAAGGCGTATATTGCAGGTAAAGCCATGATAGAGAAGCGCGGGGCTGCTTTTAGGACTTCCATTGAGCTTTTGGCCAACCCGAACATGCCGATTACCCAGGAGATCATTCACGAATATGCGGAACTTTGGACCAGTATGTGGCAAATGTCAAATATGGAGGACTATGAGAAGGCAATTAATTTCCTGGTGGAACGTGGGCTTGACAAGGATCGGGCCGAGGAACACCTTTCCGAGATTATTGCTGATTATGCTATGAGCCGGGACGATTTCCAAAGCGAAGGAAAATCCTATTTTGCGGAAATGATAAAGCGGTTCAAGGAATGGGTTCAGAAGATTATTAAAAGGCTTACTTATTTCCGGAAAAACGTAGAGAAAAATCTTGCGGAAAATATCAAAACCCAGGCTGAGGCCTTCGCAAGGGGCGACTGGGAGAAGGCTTTTGAAGGTGTAAAAGGCAAAGAATCAGCTAAAAAAACCTCTTACTCTGTTAAAGAGTACGCTCCTCCCTTTTACTCTCAATTGGAAAAAGTGATTCAGGAGAAAATGCCTAATATTGCCCCGGTGGAAATGGTCCGTTCTATCATCGAGAAAAATGGAGTCAAAGCCGATGAAATGAAATGGACTGGTATGGACGATCTTCTGGCTAAGGGTGGGAAACTTACCAAGCAGGAAGTATTGAACTGGATCAGGAGCCATCAAATCGAAGTAGAGGAAATAATGAGTACAGAACAAGAATATCGGGCATATAAGGCCGCTTTGGATGAAGCAAACAGAGTACATTCTTTATTTGTTCAAGAAGCACTAAAGAGCGGCATGTCTCAATTAGATGCTTATAATCTCCCCAATAAATTAACTGATGGAAGAATAAAAATATCGGAGATTCCTGAAAATCTCAGAAACTTGGCAGAAGATTATTTAAAAGCTAGAGAGGCATATGAAAGCTTTGTTGAGATTCCTTTAAAGCCAAGGTATTCATCTTTTCAGGAACCTGGAGGTAAAGACTACCGCGAGTTGCTGCTTGTTTTACCGTTTGATTTTGGTAAAGACATAGATAATATGTCTCTGGAACAAATTGCTAGGGCGGGACCCGTATATCAATCTTCCCATTGGGAGGAACCAAATGTTCTAGCTCATGTTCGGTTTAATGAACGCATTGGCCCAGATGGTGAAAGGATTCTTTTCCTGGAGGAAGTACAGTCTGACTGGCACCAAACTGGAAGAAAGAAGGGTTATATTGGCGACGGACTGCCCGAAGGTTTTTCTCTTAGGGAGACCGAGGATTATTGGGTTGTTGATCATATTTTATATGGAGCTGAAAAGATTAAGGTTTCCAAGGATATAGGTCCGGAGGCCAAAAAACAGGCTGTCGAGCGTGCTTGGCAGATGACCGGCAGTGTCCCTGAAGCCCCTTTCAGTAAAAATTGGCATGAGTTTGTCTTAAAGCGGATGCTCCGCTATGCTGCCGAAAACGGCTTTGACAGGATAGCCTGGACCACAGGGGAACAGCAGGCTGAGAGGTATAATCTGAGCAAGCAGGTTAGCAGAATAGAGTATTCAAAGATCGAAAACGATGATTCTTATATGTTAAAAGCTTTCGATAAGCTTGATCATCAAATCATGCACAAAGTGGTTGAAGCCGCCGAATTAGAAAATTTTGTCGGGAAAGAAATCGCTGCTAAGATCATCAACGGTGAAGGCAGAAAAGGAGAATACAAAGTTGTTTTCAACCGCGAGAAGGTCGGAAAGACAGACAAGATTTTTGACGTTGTCGGACCTGGCGGTGAAGTCGTGGAATCTTATTCTATGAAAAAGGATGCTCTTGCTCATGCCGATGCGCTCAATAGTACTCAAAACGGGGTTTTGACGGATCTTGACCTCAAAGTCGGCGGCGAGGGAATGAAGGGGTTCTACGACAAGATGATCCCTGATTTTCTAAACAGGTACGGGAAAAAGTGGGGTGCAAGGGTAGAAGAAGTATGGATTGAGGGGGGAAAACAGCTTTCGCTTCCGATAACTCCCCTTATGAAAGAGGCGGTCCTTTATGAAGGGCAACCGCGGTTTGCTGTTAAGGACGATGATTTCGACCCGATCCTGGCCACTTATATGCGGTTGTTTCCTGCCCAGGGGGAACCGAAAACGAAAAAGGCTCCCGGGGATATTGGGCAAGAGGCCGAGGAAGCAGTGGAAGCAGCTTTTTTGTCTAAGGAAGAGGTATTGAAAAAACCACCTATAAAAGTGGTTAGACTTAACGGGAATGAAATCCTTGACGGTGAACCTGCCGTGATGAGGGCCCAGGCGCGGGAGCTCTTAAAGCCCTTTTTCAATAAAACATATAAAAATAAAGACACAGGCTATGAAATACTTATTACCGAAAGGCGGCTTAAGCACGGGTTTAGCCACGGAGGTAAACCCCAGATTGTTGCCGCCCTCGCCCTCCCGGATCTTTTAAGGGAAGCGGTCAAGGTGGCGTCGGTTCCACCCAAAAATAAGCATGATGGGAAGATGGTCCATGTTTTTTATGGCGCTTTGCAAATAGGGGATGAGTTGTATAATGCAAAGCTAATAGTCAAGGAGTACCATGACGGCAAAAAGTATTATGACCATTTGGCCACAAATATAAATATAGAGAGATCGTCCATCTTAGCACGGCCTAATGACCCTGAAGGGTCAAATGGGTTACGTACGCTAGGAGATCTCTCTGAGATCAGTTTAACAGACCTGCTTTCAACTATCAAGGGACACGATAGGAAGTATTTGCCAGATTGGTTTAAAGATGAGCAACTTTCAAATAAAGCAAAAGAGATTAGTATTCCCATTGATGACAGGACCATCGAGGATGTAGGCGATCGGCGCATAAAAGCCTATATGTACGAACATCCTGAGTTGAAGGAGTTTATTCAGGCAGAGGCCGTTAGGCTGCTTACAGAATTGACTCAATCAATTAAAGGTAAGCGGTTTTCTACTGTTAACCAGTACGGGGAAAGGATCACTACTGGTACGAAACGCCTTACAAGTAAGCCCTTGGAAAGAATAATGCAGCTTACGGGAGCTAGTCCTGGTGAGGTGGAGGAAGCCCTGAAGCGCATTATCAATGATAACGGGCAAGAAAACGTAGCGCTGGCCAAGCAAATTGAACTGGTGATTGATGATAACCTTTCTTATGGTACAACCACCTTGGAAGGAGTTGAAGTTTTACCTAATTTTGAGTATTTGGATGCCAAGCGTGAGGTAGCCAAAAAATATGAGGGTAAAAGGGATACGGAAGGGCTTACCAGTAAGTTGGGGCAGACTGGAGTAGGTCCCGCTACTGGTAAGAATACAACGGGAAAAGCGAAAAGGGCCTCTGAAATCGTCAAGGATTTTGAAAAGAAACTGGAGATGGCCGTAAAAAAAGGTGGTATTCATTGGTCCCGTCTTGGTCAGTTCGACAACAGAACGCACATAACCAGGATTGCTAAGGCTAACGACCTGGCAACACTTTCTCATGAAGCAGGCCATTACTTTGATAAGCTCTATACTTTGTCAGAGATTACTACAATCAAAAAACGCCTGGGTGCCGGAGCGGCAAAGATAGATAGCGATCTTCTCGCTTTGGGTGCGGTGACTTCTAGGCCGAGTTATCCTAAGTTTAAGCAGCGGCGGGAAGGTATTGCTGAGTTTATAAGGCTTTATCTCACGGACCGGGATAAAACCGAACATGCATACCCGGAACTTTCGGAATATATTAAGAAGTATATTCCGCGGGACGTAATGGGTGTTATAGAGATGATTGCCCGGGATATTTATAGCCTGGTGAATTTGGACCCTGTGGCCCGTGGAATGAAATCCGTCTGGTTTAAAGGCGATCCCCGCTATCCTGCGCCTGTGGACTTGACCAGGATGTTGCGCCAGATCTATACCGGTATTGTGGATGCAACTTATCCCGTGGAATGGGCCGCCGGGGAGCTTGGGGGACGGGTATTTCAGGAGAAGATTGCAAACGAGCTGTCTACTTTGCGGGGTTGGGAAGGAATAGCTCTGGCCGACATTAACCCCAAGGGAGAGCCCGGATATTATCAATCTGACCTGGATGGTAAGAAGGTGGGCCCCTCTTATTTTGAGATCACTAAGCCGATCCACAAGGATGAGCAAACCCGCCGGGAGTTTTGGGTTTATTCCATAGCTCGCCGTAGTAAAGACTATTTACAGCGCGGCCTGGAAATGCCTGACTCTCCGGAAACCTACGACGAGCAGATTCGCATACTGGAGGCAAAACACCCGGAGTTTAAGAAAATCTTTGATAAGACCAGGGAGTACAGGTCAAATGCTTACGATCTTTTGGTCCAGGGCGGCATATACAGTAAGGCCGATAAGGCTAAGATTGAACTGGCAAACCCCAATTATGTAAGCCTAAAACGGATTAAAGAGGCTTTTGACTATGTTGCCGGGACAAGTCAAAAACTTGGCGCAGCCAAACGGGTAGTGAAAGGTTTAAAGGGCGGCGGGGAAGATATTATGGACCCCGAGGAAAACGATATTAATAACACTTTTATTTACCGCAGTGTGGCCATGAGGAACAGGCTGCTTCTGGAATTGGCCGATATGGCTGATAAGGCGGAGGGTAAAGGCAAGATAATGTCACGTGCCCCGGTCCAGCTGAAAGCCGTACAGTTCAATTTGGAAAAGGTTAAGAAGTATCTGTATGACGTTTTCGAGGGGATGGAAGGTATTGAGGAGGTGTACGGCGACGCTAAACAATTCGTTGATAGCCTGGACCTGGATACCATGGCCCGGATATTCAATCCCCAATATCTGGCCGGTCCCAATCAGGTGGTAGTCTACCGGGATGGAGAGCCCGTCCTTTATGATGTTCACCCGGACCTGTATGAGGCTATTAAGGGGCTAACACCGGAAAATGTAAATTTGGTGACTAAGGTTCTGATGAATCTCGCCCAGGTACAAAAGACAGGAATTATCTATACCCCGCAATTCATTTACCGCAACGCCGCCCGGGACACTTTCCATAACCTAGTCTCATCGGATACCCACTTAAACCCTGTGGATATTTTCCAGGGATTTTGGAGCGCACTCAAAGGTGATAAGTGGTATAGACTGGCTGCCAGAAAAGGCGGGACAACCAACTATTTTACAGCCAATGACCGGGAGTTTGCCCAGGAAGCCATTAACCAGATTATGTCTAACGGCAATAGAGCTCATGAGTTTGTGCTAAAATTAAACGAGGCCTGGGGCCTGGCAAAAGAAGGTTATGTGGGGCAGGGATTATGGGCCGGGTTTAAAGCCTTTGGTACACCTTTACGCTTCCTCCAGGATTGGATTGAGCCTGGGGAAATGGCGGGACGGTTAGCGGAAATGAAGAAAGGCATGAAAAAATACCTGAAAGCTGCCGGTTTTTCCGATGCCGATATTAAAGCCATGGATGAGCAAAAGCTCCTTGAGATTCTACCCCAGGAAGAAATAGCTCGCAATGTAGCCCGTATGCGTAACCTTTCCGTGGATTTCCGCAAGATGGGTAGTTGGGTAAGACGTGCACAGCTTAACAGGCTTGTCAATTTCTTAAACCCCTCAATCCAAGGGACAGTAAACGTAGGCCGGTTACTGGCTAAGCACCCCTGGCGTACCATAGCCAAAGGGCTGTTGTATATTACTATTCCCACCTTATTTAACTTGTGGCTCACCCGGGAGAACGAAAATTACCGGGAACTACCCTGGTGGCGCCGGGATTTCTTCTGGAATATACCCCTTGGGGACCCAAAAACTACACGCTGGTTTTTCCCGGTGCCGAGGCCGTGGGAGCTTGGGATTATGTTTGGGGCTATTCCGGAAAGGTTGCTGGATAAATACCTAAAGGATAATCCTAATGCCTGGAAGGAGTTTGCACAGACCATTAATCAAGCCCTGGTCCCTGAGATCATTCCATCTGCCATTGAACCCTTCTACCGCGACGCAACCGGTAGAGATTGGCGCGGTAATCCGATTTTAAGCGAATCGGACAAACGGGTTTCACCGGAGTTGCAGTATAACGAATACACCAGTATTCTTGTGCGAAAGATCAGTGAGGGACTTGCAGATGTGCCGGGAATACCGGAAGCATTTAAGTCGCCCAAACGGCTGCAGCGGCTTATAGAAGGGTATACCGGTACTTTAGGCCGGGTGTTCCTGGAATCCATTGATATGACTTTCGGAGGCAAGCCTGGTATTCCGGTCCTGGGAGGGCTTTCTCAAGGTTTTGTGGCAGATGCGTACCGGCAACCCCAGTCGGTGAGTGATTTTTATGATTATAAGAAGCAGGTGGAAACTCAGGTGGCTGATTACAGGCGCTTGCACGAAGGGCAGAAGTTGCCTGGGGAATTGGCTGCAGTCAATAATGTCTTTAATGCAGCCTCTCAGGCTATAGATGTCCTGGAGGATGCGCTGCACTTTATCGAGAAGTCGGATAGGCCTAATAAGACCCTGGAAGCTGCAGCAGTACGGTCTGACATGATTGATATTGTTCGAGCTGTGAATAAGTTTTACGAAGAAAATTTTTTAAGAAAATAG
- a CDS encoding BppU family phage baseplate upper protein codes for MPLQKQYYLTIPLKNREMSPVFVVVEQDVQGNKLIITLTHDGQPFDLTGASNITFTCLKADGNAVVDAATIEDAKAGKISYVLHQQCLTYPGIVRATVEVYSDNGAARITSTQFSFEVRGQLNDGSAVPSQEEYPVLQQLLVDLNTAESQRVAAENARVSAENTRIANENARLASENTRESNEAARISAESSRASAESARATAESGRVTAESGRVTAENARVSAENTRVSNENIRETNEANRVTAESDRVTAENTRISNENTRIANENTRISNEAARQAAIGNLVTKGEYNPSTTYQPRNIVTYYGSSYIAKQETTGNAPTNSTYWQLIAQKGEKGATLSPRGAYDPLVNYTFGDVVSYQGDAYYCLQACQGIDPSNATYWAYFLEGGVSEHNALSGLNSGDYLHLTAAEKAAMETQSGAQTKADAAQAAAQNYADAAVNALAGVGNTKTVKQIDDTITAHLADNMPHRAPDPSTGKVYRWGLAIQNGEWGIIYEEVV; via the coding sequence TTGCCGCTCCAAAAACAGTACTATCTCACAATACCTTTGAAAAACCGCGAAATGTCCCCTGTTTTTGTCGTTGTCGAACAGGACGTGCAGGGGAATAAGCTGATTATTACTCTTACACATGACGGACAGCCGTTTGATTTGACTGGCGCGTCAAATATAACCTTTACTTGCCTAAAGGCTGACGGGAATGCTGTTGTTGACGCTGCAACTATCGAGGATGCAAAGGCAGGAAAAATTAGTTATGTGCTTCACCAGCAATGCTTGACCTATCCCGGTATTGTCCGGGCCACTGTTGAGGTATATTCCGACAATGGCGCGGCCAGGATTACATCTACCCAGTTTTCTTTTGAGGTGCGTGGACAACTGAATGACGGTTCGGCGGTCCCTTCACAGGAAGAATATCCTGTTTTGCAGCAGCTGCTGGTCGATCTTAATACAGCAGAAAGCCAACGTGTGGCTGCGGAAAATGCAAGGGTAAGCGCAGAAAATACAAGGATAGCAAACGAGAATGCCCGCCTTGCCAGTGAAAATACCAGGGAGTCTAACGAGGCGGCCAGGATATCGGCAGAAAGCAGTCGTGCGTCTGCGGAGAGCGCCAGAGCGACAGCAGAAAGCGGACGCGTCACCGCGGAAAGCGGCAGAGTTACAGCCGAAAATGCAAGAGTAAGCGCGGAAAATACTCGTGTGTCTAACGAAAACATAAGGGAAACCAACGAAGCCAACAGAGTCACAGCTGAAAGTGATCGTGTTACTGCTGAGAATACAAGGATTAGCAACGAAAACACAAGGATTGCGAACGAGAATACACGTATTTCCAATGAAGCTGCACGTCAGGCAGCTATTGGAAATTTGGTTACAAAAGGAGAATATAACCCGTCAACCACATACCAGCCAAGAAACATTGTCACTTATTACGGGTCTTCATATATTGCCAAGCAAGAAACTACAGGTAATGCCCCCACTAATTCAACATATTGGCAGCTTATAGCCCAAAAAGGGGAAAAGGGGGCCACATTGTCACCGCGAGGTGCATATGATCCATTGGTGAATTATACCTTTGGCGATGTTGTATCGTACCAAGGAGATGCTTATTATTGCCTGCAGGCTTGCCAGGGAATTGACCCAAGCAATGCAACATATTGGGCTTACTTTTTAGAGGGTGGCGTAAGCGAGCATAATGCTTTATCTGGGCTGAACAGCGGGGACTACCTGCATTTGACTGCCGCTGAAAAGGCTGCAATGGAAACGCAAAGCGGAGCTCAGACCAAAGCAGACGCAGCTCAAGCTGCTGCCCAAAATTATGCCGACGCTGCTGTAAATGCCCTGGCCGGAGTGGGAAACACCAAAACGGTCAAGCAGATTGATGATACCATTACTGCACATTTGGCAGATAATATGCCACATAGGGCACCCGACCCCAGTACGGGGAAGGTATACCGTTGGGGATTAGCCATTCAAAACGGAGAATGGGGTATTATCTACGAGGAGGTAGTATAA